From the Chitinophaga lutea genome, the window CTGAGGGCGTAACCACGGTCGCCGCCTTTCACTTCGGTGTTGGCATCGGCAATAGCACGGGCCACGTCGCCGTTGCGGCCTTCGCTGGCGGTGGTTGCACTTTCAAATTTCTGCTTCGCTTCTGCAGCTTTACCGTTGAGGAGGTCGATACGGCCTAAACCTGCGGTCAGCAACGGGGAGTTGGGAACGGCTGTGAGACCTTTGGTGAAGGCTGCAGCAGCTGCATCTTTGTTTTCAAGACCCAGCTCGGCAATACCCAGGTAATAATATCCGCGGTCGTCCGTCGGTTTGGCAGCAATCGCTTTTTCAAGATTCTGCTTCGCGGTTTGGTATTTGCCATAGTACAAATCCTTCAAACCATCTTCCACAGATTGTGCCATGGCTCCGTTGGCTATGCAGAGCATGGCAACAAATAAACTGTTCCTTCTGTTCATGAGCAATCCGGTTTTAGTTGTGTTATCAGTATTTATTGTTTACAAGGTTGATATCGCAAGACGTGGTTATTTCAGCGTGGCTTCTCTGAAAACGATGTTCAGTCTTGCAGGATATAATTTATACCGCCCTATCAGCAGTTGGCCTTCCTGACCGCCGAGGAAAGTGGCAAACCCCGCGCCCAGACCCTGATAGGGTTCTTTCAGTACATAAAACATGCCCCTGGTCAGGGGATAAGATTTCATACCGATGTAAAACTGGTAAGGTTTTACAAAGTCAGTATATCCGTCGCCTCTCAGTTTCACCGTGGTGACTTTCGTATTAAAATCAATCACCTTGGGATCGCTGGTATCGGAAATCCAGTTCACCCCGATGACGCCGATGGCGTTTTTATTTTTTGTGATGTAGTCGATCACTTCGGGATTCGTTTTTGCCGCCATTGTAGTAGCCGGCAGCGGCGCTCCCTTGTTGATCGAATCCTGGATGAAACGTACCGTGCTGGAATTCTGATTGTCGAATACAATCTGCCAGGGCTTTTCCGCTTTGCCGGTCATGATCTGCCGTACCTGGTCCATGGTAAGGATAGAATCCGGGTTGGCATTGTTCACAACCAGGGCTACCGCATCCGTTGCCAGTTGCATGCACTGCGGGCGAATCTTTTCTTTTTTGAAATATTCCCTCTCCTCCGGTTTCAGGTCGCGCGTTACGATGATCATTCTCGCGCTGTCGTTAAAGAGATCTTTAAAACAGTCGATTTCCGGTTTATACTCGGCAATGATTTTTGTTTTCGGGTAGAGTGACTGGAATACTTTTATTTCGGCTTCGATCAGCGGCTGATAGGTTTC encodes:
- a CDS encoding PstS family phosphate ABC transporter substrate-binding protein, whose product is MLFKNKNLKSVLFAVICITFVAVSCTQRQSKQGKEQDTATSGTIRISVDETYQPLIEAEIKVFQSLYPKTKIIAEYKPEIDCFKDLFNDSARMIIVTRDLKPEEREYFKKEKIRPQCMQLATDAVALVVNNANPDSILTMDQVRQIMTGKAEKPWQIVFDNQNSSTVRFIQDSINKGAPLPATTMAAKTNPEVIDYITKNKNAIGVIGVNWISDTSDPKVIDFNTKVTTVKLRGDGYTDFVKPYQFYIGMKSYPLTRGMFYVLKEPYQGLGAGFATFLGGQEGQLLIGRYKLYPARLNIVFREATLK